The genomic window CTTCAAGAAGGCCGGCGCCACGCCGCCGACCACCCTGGACGAGCTCTTCGCCGCCGCCGACAAGCTCAAGGCCGCCGGCTTCACGCCGCTGGCCCACGGCAGCCAGCCGTGGCAGGACGGCACGCTGTTCGAGAACCTGGTGCTGAGCAAGATGGGCCCGGAAGGCTACCGCAAGGCCTTCGTCGAGCTGGACAAGGGCACCCTCACCGGCGCGCAGATGGCGGATGTCTTCGCCGCGCTGAAGAAGCTGCACAGCTATGTCGATGCCGACGCCGCTGGGCGCGAGTGGAACGTCGCCACCGGCATGGTCATCAACGGCAAGGCCGGCATGCAGATCATGGGCGACTGGGCCAAGAGCGAGTTCACCGCCGCCGGCAAGGTGGCGGGCAAGGACTACCAGTGCCTGCCGTTCCCCGGTACGCAGAAGGCCTTCGACTACAACATCGACTCCCTGGTGATGTTCAAGCTGAGCAACGAGGAAAACCGCAAGGCCCAGGAAGACCTGGCCCGCGCGGTGCTCGACCCGTCCTTCCAGAAGGACTTCAGCCTGAACAAGGGCTCGATCCCGGTGCGCCTGGACGTCGACATGACGCCCTTCGACAGCTGCGCCCAGCAGTCGATGAAGGACTTCAAGGCCGCCTCCGCCAGCAACAACCTGGTGCCGAGCATGGCCCACAGCATGGCCGCCTCCAGCTACGTGCAGGGCGCGATCTTCGACGTGGTCACCAACTTCTTCAACGACCCCGCCGCCGATCCGCAGAAGGCCGCGCAGCAACTGGGCGCCGCCATCCAGGCCGCCGCGCAGTAAGGCGCAAGCCGGCCCCCTGGCGGGCCGGCCTCTCTTCCAACCGAACGACTCCGGGCCGCCGCGGCAGCCCGGGTGGGTTCACTCATCCTCGAGAAGGCAGATGGCGACCCAATCTCCGACTTTCACTCCCGCCGCCAGCCCGCGTG from Pseudomonas sp. GCEP-101 includes these protein-coding regions:
- a CDS encoding ABC transporter substrate-binding protein, producing the protein MNAIRRLSAAICLSSLCLSPLLAHAGEVEVLHWWTSPGEKRAAETLKKLVEAKGHTWKDFAVAGGGGEAAMTVLKTRAVSGNPPAAAQIKGPDIQEWGELGLLADLNDVAAQGKWDQLLPPQVAQIMKYKGDYVAVPVNVHRVNWLYINPEVFKKAGATPPTTLDELFAAADKLKAAGFTPLAHGSQPWQDGTLFENLVLSKMGPEGYRKAFVELDKGTLTGAQMADVFAALKKLHSYVDADAAGREWNVATGMVINGKAGMQIMGDWAKSEFTAAGKVAGKDYQCLPFPGTQKAFDYNIDSLVMFKLSNEENRKAQEDLARAVLDPSFQKDFSLNKGSIPVRLDVDMTPFDSCAQQSMKDFKAASASNNLVPSMAHSMAASSYVQGAIFDVVTNFFNDPAADPQKAAQQLGAAIQAAAQ